From Oryctolagus cuniculus chromosome 17, mOryCun1.1, whole genome shotgun sequence, a single genomic window includes:
- the DYNLL2 gene encoding dynein light chain 2, cytoplasmic, translated as MSDRKAVIKNADMSEDMQQDAVDCATQAMEKYNIEKDIAAYIKKEFDKKYNPTWHCIVGRNFGSYVTHETKHFIYFYLGQVAILLFKSG; from the exons ATGTCAGACCGAAAGGCAGTGATCAAGAACGCAGACATGTCCGAGGACATGCAACAGGATGCTGTTGACTGCGCCACGCAGGCCATGGAGAAGTACAACATAGAGAAGGACATTGCTGCCTATATCAAGAAG gaattTGACAAGAAATATAATCCTACCTGGCATTGTATCGTGGGCCGAAATTTTGGCAGCTACGTCACACATGAGACAAAGCACTTCATCTATTTTTACTTGGGTCAAGTTGCAATCCTCCTCTTCAAGTCCGGCTAG